A stretch of the Desulfobacter sp. genome encodes the following:
- the tpx gene encoding thiol peroxidase, whose amino-acid sequence MASTQLGGNPVALAGDFPVKGSLAKAFTGVQQDLSPITLDDLKGKQVVLNIFPSIDTPVCATSVRKFNEQAASLDNTTVVCISEDLPFAFQRFCGAEGIENVVTASVFRNPEFKKDYGVAIQDGPLAGLTARAVIVVDESGIVVHAQLVDEIKEEPDYEAAFSVLS is encoded by the coding sequence ATGGCTTCTACTCAATTAGGCGGCAACCCAGTGGCACTGGCCGGAGATTTCCCGGTCAAAGGCAGTTTGGCAAAGGCATTTACCGGGGTTCAGCAGGATCTTTCTCCCATCACCCTTGATGACCTGAAAGGAAAACAAGTGGTGCTTAATATTTTCCCCAGCATCGACACCCCGGTATGCGCGACCTCTGTCCGGAAATTCAACGAACAGGCGGCATCTCTGGACAATACTACTGTGGTATGCATTTCAGAGGATTTGCCCTTTGCCTTTCAGAGGTTCTGCGGGGCCGAGGGCATTGAAAATGTGGTCACAGCATCGGTATTCCGCAATCCTGAATTCAAAAAAGATTATGGGGTGGCCATCCAGGACGGCCCCCTGGCAGGACTGACTGCCCGGGCGGTTATCGTGGTGGACGAATCGGGTATTGTGGTCCATGCCCAGCTGGTGGATGAAATCAAAGAAGAACCTGATTATGAGGCAGCCTTTTCAGTTCTGTCATAA
- a CDS encoding Na/Pi cotransporter family protein → MRLESQNRIISNLTRFKPFFILCLLLYTGITPAKAAGAASMEINWVDIGVGLAGGLALFLYGMDKMSTGMKSTAGNKMRSILSSLTQNQVVAMMVGAFVTMIIQSSSATTVMLVSFVQAGLLNLTQSLGVILGADIGTTVTAQMIAFKLTDYALLMLAMGFLVKTVGKTEKIRSIGDIILGFGILFFGMKLMSDVMTPLRTYPPFIALMQNMELPLTGIAAGALFTALVQSSSATTGVLIVLAQENLITLEAGIPVIFGANIGTCVTAVLAGIGASREAKRVALAHVLFKLAGVALFVFWIPKFAQMVQALGQGFGSGTARDLANAHTLFNVSIGLFFLPFTPLFAKLIYRLYPDHKTDPDRTISTLYIEDAVLETPSLAIDLARAEMSRMAKLLGRMLNAVIVPFLSDEKHMAAPEMSPQERQMLIREIPRKDAFIPSLTLMQGLDLREDKIDFLQKKISLYLARIAQGNITKDQAKEVFGMVSIVKDIESMGDIIHRNMIPLIAKKKRIKYDFSTEGKEELLIYHGKVIKQVRLLEAGLKESNTRMALKIMKKERKYLDLESQYRAMHLERIILKNENAIETNEVHLELMDLMKQIVLYSANIAQTYVNTTAQDSEDHLTPEAKQE, encoded by the coding sequence ATGAGATTAGAGTCCCAAAACAGAATAATATCCAATTTAACCCGCTTCAAACCCTTTTTCATCCTATGCCTTTTGCTGTATACAGGTATCACTCCGGCCAAAGCAGCAGGGGCGGCTTCCATGGAAATCAACTGGGTGGACATCGGTGTCGGTCTTGCCGGCGGACTGGCCCTGTTTCTTTACGGCATGGACAAGATGAGCACGGGCATGAAAAGCACGGCCGGAAACAAGATGCGCTCCATCTTAAGCTCTCTGACCCAGAACCAGGTGGTGGCCATGATGGTAGGCGCCTTTGTCACCATGATCATCCAGTCCTCATCTGCCACCACAGTCATGCTGGTCAGCTTTGTCCAGGCAGGTCTGCTGAACCTGACACAGTCTTTAGGAGTGATTCTGGGAGCCGATATCGGCACCACCGTGACCGCCCAGATGATCGCCTTTAAACTCACGGATTATGCCCTGCTCATGCTGGCCATGGGATTTTTGGTTAAAACCGTTGGCAAAACGGAAAAAATCCGGTCCATCGGCGATATTATTCTGGGATTCGGCATTTTATTTTTCGGGATGAAGCTCATGAGCGATGTGATGACCCCCTTGCGAACCTATCCCCCCTTTATCGCCCTGATGCAGAACATGGAACTTCCTTTGACCGGGATTGCCGCAGGCGCCCTGTTCACGGCCCTTGTCCAGAGCAGCTCTGCCACCACCGGGGTGCTCATTGTCCTGGCCCAGGAAAATCTGATCACCCTGGAAGCTGGGATCCCGGTTATCTTCGGGGCCAATATCGGCACCTGCGTCACCGCGGTGCTGGCCGGTATCGGGGCATCCCGGGAGGCAAAGCGGGTGGCCCTGGCCCATGTATTGTTCAAACTTGCCGGCGTGGCCCTGTTTGTCTTCTGGATTCCCAAATTTGCCCAGATGGTCCAGGCCCTTGGCCAGGGGTTCGGGTCGGGCACGGCAAGGGACCTTGCCAATGCCCACACCTTATTCAACGTGAGCATAGGCCTTTTTTTCCTCCCCTTTACCCCCCTGTTTGCCAAACTCATCTATCGGCTGTATCCGGATCACAAAACAGACCCGGACAGAACAATCAGCACCCTGTATATTGAAGATGCCGTACTTGAAACCCCCTCTTTGGCCATTGATCTGGCCCGGGCGGAAATGTCCAGAATGGCCAAACTTTTAGGCAGAATGCTCAATGCCGTGATTGTGCCTTTTTTATCCGATGAAAAACATATGGCCGCCCCTGAAATGAGTCCCCAAGAACGGCAGATGCTCATCAGGGAAATTCCCAGAAAAGATGCATTCATCCCCAGTCTGACCCTGATGCAGGGGTTGGATTTAAGGGAGGATAAGATTGATTTCCTCCAGAAAAAAATCAGCCTTTATCTGGCCCGGATTGCCCAGGGCAATATCACCAAGGACCAGGCAAAAGAGGTCTTTGGTATGGTTTCCATTGTCAAGGACATCGAAAGCATGGGCGACATCATTCACAGGAATATGATCCCTTTGATTGCCAAAAAAAAACGGATCAAATATGATTTTTCAACAGAGGGTAAAGAAGAGCTGCTCATCTACCACGGCAAAGTCATCAAGCAGGTCCGGCTGCTCGAGGCCGGGTTAAAGGAGTCCAACACCCGCATGGCCTTAAAAATCATGAAAAAAGAACGAAAATATCTGGACCTTGAATCCCAATACCGGGCCATGCATCTGGAACGGATCATTTTAAAAAATGAAAATGCCATTGAAACCAATGAGGTGCATTTAGAACTCATGGACCTGATGAAACAGATTGTCCTTTATTCGGCCAATATCGCCCAGACCTATGTGAATACGACTGCCCAGGATTCTGAAGACCATCTGACCCCGGAAGCCAAACAAGAATAA